From Panicum hallii strain FIL2 chromosome 2, PHallii_v3.1, whole genome shotgun sequence, a single genomic window includes:
- the LOC112880859 gene encoding wall-associated receptor kinase 3-like: protein MALLPEILPAEAAMDQVPIGMPNCPTSCGNVSVPYPFGISSRCYLPAFSLTYETSHTPPRLLLGDGTLQVTDIFVNNSTLRTHGPEISVRGSIATGEIANGTWGGQGWGLADGGPYVLSAGHNEFIITGCRLFAELLVAGSDC, encoded by the coding sequence ATGGCACTGCTGCCGGAGATCTTGCCAGCTGAAGCAGCGATGGACCAGGTCCCGATTGGGATGCCCAACTGCCCGACCAGCTGCGGCAACGTGAGTGTACCGTACCCGTTTGGCATCAGCTCTAGGTGCTACCTTCCGGCGTTCAGCCTCACCTATGAAACGAGCCACACGCCGCCGCGGCTCCTCCTCGGTGACGGCACCCTCCAGGTCACTGACATCTTCGTCAACAATTCTACCTTACGCACCCATGGTCCAGAAATATCTGTGAGAGGGTCTATCGCGACGGGTGAGATAGCCAACGGCACGTGGGGCGGTCAAGGGTGGGGCCTCGCTGACGGCGGGCCCTACGTCCTGTCGGCGGGGCACAACGAGTTCATCATCACGGGCTGCCGCCTCTTTGCCGAGTTGCTAGTCGCTGGAAGTGACTGTTAG
- the LOC112882088 gene encoding benzoate O-methyltransferase-like: MVNVEHDFHMAEGEGDWSYSKNSRRQEIVIRETKPIIRSAIIEVYTALLPKTMVIVDLGCSSGPNTLLFISDVIRVIADQCKTSEGDPVELQFFLNDLPGNDFNELFRALEKFKKSNIADQPGHAPPFYYVSGLPESYYNRLFPRQSVHLFHSSYCLHWRSQVPKGIDASRETYLNEDNIYITNTTTPDEVKQFQEQFHKDFSLFLKLRHEELVYGGKMVLVFLGRKDEDVYNGDLNQLFGLVARSLQSLVLKGLVEKAKLESFHLPVYGPSVAEVKEVVMQSKIFNMDQITLFEANWDPFDDSEGCDVHDSTRSSLNVAKCIRSVLKSLIVSYFGEAILDALFVEFRCLVAKHLEEEKTKFAVIATSLKKI; this comes from the exons ATGGTGAATGTAGAACACGATTTTCATATGGCCGAAGGGGAAGGAGACTGGAGCTACTCAAAGAATTCTAGGCGTCAA GAAATTGTTATACGTGAGACTAAGCCCATCATTCGGAGTGCAATAATAGAAGTATACACGGCTCTACTACCCAAAACCATGGTCATTGTCGACCTAGGATGCTCTTCAGGACCAAACACATTGCTCTTTATCTCCGATGTGATTCGCGTCATAGCCGACCAGTGTAAGACTAGTGAAGGTGATCCTGTGGAACTTCAGTTCTTCCTGAATGACCTTCCAGGCAATGACTTCAACGAACTCTTCCGGGCACTCGAAAAGTTTAAAAAGTCAAATATAGCAGATCAACCTGGACATGCACCACCTTTCTACTACGTTTCTGGGTTGCCAGAATCCTATTACAACAGGCTTTTTCCTCGTCAAAGTGTACATCTCTTCCACTCCTCATACTGCCTTCACTGGCGCTCCCAG GTACCTAAGGGAATAGATGCATCGAGAGAAACTTATTTAAATGAAGATAACATTTACATCACTAATACCACAACACCTGACGAGGTGAAACAATTCCAAGAGCAGTTCCACAAGGACTTCTCCCTCTTCCTAAAGCTGCGCCATGAAGAACTTGTGTATGGAGGGAAAATGGTTCTTGTATTTCTTGGGAGGAAGGATGAGGATGTATACAATGGAGACCTTAATCAACTTTTTGGATTGGTTGCAAGATCACTTCAATCTCTTGTTCTTAAG GGCCTTGTGGAAAAGGCAAAGCTAGAATCCTTCCATCTACCTGTCTATGGGCCATCAGTTGCTGAAGTGAAGGAAGTAGTCATGCAAAGCAAGATTTTCAACATGGACCAGATCACCCTATTTGAGGCAAACTGGGATCCTTTTGATGATTCAGAAGGTTGTGATGTTCACGACAGTACCCGCAGTAGCTTGAATGTTGCCAAGTGCATTAGATCAGTGCTAAAGTCCTTGATTGtaagctattttggagaagcCATACTTGATGCATTGTTCGTGGAGTTCAGATGCCTTGTTGCTAAGCACCTTGAAGAGGAGAAGACCAAGTTTGCAGTCATCGCCACATCCTTAAAGAAAATATAA
- the LOC112880857 gene encoding uncharacterized protein LOC112880857: MPYDDHARALKLLHALDLDVWGTKVEAIVESTNYETLTTDELFSKLKSKEIDIQFRKKLNNPTAGSSSNIPMALVSGSTNTNANLSSTPSFALSSLCHIADDELEVLDDDQLVLLTNKFKRVYENRRNRRRSEERFNCGERGHFIADCPSKVKAPEHGNSYRRQEQSRDRKNKSDRRGRKKGQQKFTDKQIKKAAHVLFSSLGSFDSDASYNSSDSESEDEKPKKTNDGGLCFLADIKGGMCTMALNEGDAYDCSNDSSDNEVQNSAEEEIEELTKLVDKQNKILARLKADHDRISAELKILKDATPAAVECEECSIHMVSISELQSKHAVLVDKFDCAKIELEELRSRSVLLGACATCPILQTELNVAKCHIVQLEKHTCPVLPECLTCPTFVAEISILKKDNAALEEENTHLRTILGWCSVREPQIGMTIAQIKRGEHFGVGYDLKRTFGKKNKDGENNGPTPSEKSPPVSPEGFVVEPPKSVPKKQDGGEENIWIMDSGCSRHMTGDDRWFSSLTPASGNLDKFESRSSDGLFLGYALQGRAYRVLNLDTNRIEETCEVTFDETMPCFSSAFECAGDDEIGQSIFEDEVDGLDDDDDATEDLAVLEATPI, from the exons ATGCCGTATGATGATCATGCAAGGGCTCTCAAATTGTTGCATGCACTCGACTTGGATGTTTGGGGCACAAAAGTGGAAGCGATAGTTGAGTCTACTAATTATGAGACTCTTACAACTGATGAGCTTTTCAGTAAGCTTAAATCCAAAGAGATCGACATCCAATTTCGGAAAAAGCTTAACAATCCCACAGCTGGTTCTTCTTCAAATATTCCAATGGCTTTGGTTTCTGGGAGTACTAACACTAATGCTAATCTTTCATCTACTCCTAGTTTTGCTTTGTCCTCCTTGTGTCATATTGCAGATGATGAGTTGGAGGTACTTGATGATGATCAGCTTGTTTTGCTCACCAACAAGTTCAAGCGGGTATATGAAAACAGGCGAAATAGAAGGCGTTCAGAAGAACGCTTCAACTGTGGTGAGCGTGGACACTTCATTGCTGATTGTCCAAGCAAGGTGAAGGCACCGGAGCATGGCAACAGCTACAGGCGCCAGGAACAATCAAGGGACAGGAAAAACAAGAGTGATAGGCGTGGGAGAAAAAAGGGACAACAGAAGTTTACTGACAAGCAAATCAAGAAGGCTGCACATGTTCTCTTTTCTTCACTGGGTAGCTTTGATTCAGATGCCTCCTACAACTCTAGTGATTCGGAGTCCGAAGATGAGAAGCCCAAAAAGACCAATGATGGAGGACTCTGTTTTCTTGCTGACATCAAGGGAGGCATGTGCACTATGGCTTTAAATGAGGGTGATGCATATGACTGCAGCAACGACTCTTCTGATAATGAGGTACAAAATTCTGCTGAAGAAGAAATTGAAGAGTTGACTAAACTTGTTGATAAACAAAATAAAATTCTAGCAAGACTTAAGGCTGATCATGATAGAATATCTGCtgaattaaaaatactaaaagaTGCTACACCTGCTGCTGTAGAATGTGAGGAATGTTCTATTCATATGGTTTCTATTTCTGAATTGCAATCTAAGCATGCTGTTTTAGTTGATAAATTTGATTGTGCTAAGATTGAATTGGAAGAACTTCGCTCTCGTTCTGTTTTACTTGGTGCTTGTGCTACTTGTCCAATTTTGCAAACTGAGTTGAATGTTGCTAAATGCCATATTGTTCAGTTGGAAAAACACACTTGTCCTGTCTTACCTGAGTGTTTGACTTGTCCTACTTTTGTTGCTGAAATTTCCATCTTAAAGAAGGACAATGCTGCTTTAGAAGAAGAAAACACTCATTTGAGAACAATCCTTGGTTGGTGTTCTGTGCGTGAGCCCCAGATTGGTATGACTATTGCACAAATTAAAAGGGGTGAACATTTTGGTGTTGGTTATGATTTGAAGCGTACTTTTGGTAAAAAGAATAAAGATGGTGAGAACAATGGGCCTACTCCCAGTGAGAAGAGTCCACCGGTCTCACCTGAAGGTTTTGTGGTAGAACCTCCCAAGTCTGTTCCTAAAAAGCAG GATGGAGGCGAGGAGAACATATGGATAATGGACTCTGGTTGTTCGCGTCACATGACCGGAGATGATAGATGGTTCTCCAGCCTCACCCCCGCGAGCG GAAATTTGGACAAATTTGAATCACGTTCTTCTGATGGGTTGTTCTTGGGGTATGCTTTGCAAGGGCGAGCTTACCGGGTTCTTAATCTTGATACTAATCGCATCGAGGAGACATGTGAGGTCACCTTCGACGAGACGATGCCTTGTTTCTCTTCTGCTTTTGAGTGTGCAGGTGATGATGAGATTGGACAAAGCATTTTTGAAGATGAGGTTGATGGActtgacgatgatgatgatgcaacagaGGATCTAGCTGTGCTCGAGGCAACTCCCATTTAG